In Erigeron canadensis isolate Cc75 chromosome 6, C_canadensis_v1, whole genome shotgun sequence, the following are encoded in one genomic region:
- the LOC122603676 gene encoding S-type anion channel SLAH3-like isoform X2 gives MENNKDSPVVVLPSQISSANSNQVYGIKQQHGSNIQFMENGGKDIGSPVDLSYERTTTQSVSISMPPSPLDAKRVLFKDEAGNASPGDAKDIKFHYSQPIVTSCGIVETGGLKTPDRLMLPVKDPKRDELKDNRYNSFKTWSGRLESQLSTLRGKSLPRDNPEINPPRINLEGESLSVDRYFDALQGPELETLRPSEEIILPEDKKWPFLLRYPISSFGICLGVSSQAIMWKNLASTASTHFLHISLRVNYTLWCTSILLFAVVASTYLLKVVFYFEAVRREYYHPIRVNFFFAPWIALLFLAIGVPEDITTKLPHSLWYALMTPIFCLEIKIYGQWMSGGQRRLSKAVRVNFFRGFKFSLAWWAYTFPMTGAAIATIRYSSEVSNVVTKGLSLTLSTAATVTVTGLLITTIVHAFVLGDLFPNDIGIAISDQKPKTTQRKWFHRNTCGSAKDIQHQQLKSTNSGEKIVKLPMTSSPGATAKPFSVRVL, from the exons ATGGAAAACAACAAGGATTCCCCTGTAGTAGTACTTCCATCACAAATCAGCTCTGCAAATTCCAACCAAGTTTATGGTATTAAGCAGCAACATGGCTCCAATATTCAGTTTATG GAGAACGGTGGAAAGGACATTGGAAGCCCAGTTGATCTTTCTTATGAACGAACAACTACACAATCTGTTTCAATTAGTATGCCACCTTCCCCTTTGGATGCCAAAAGAGTTTTGTTCAAAGATGAAGCTGGAAATGCTAGCCCGGGAGATGCCAAAGACATTAAGTTTCATTATTCACAACCCATTGTGACAAGCTGTGGAATTGTTGAGACAGGGGGGTTAAAAACCCCCGACCGTCTCATGCTCCCTGTGAAGGACCCAAAGAGGGATGAGTTGAAGGACAATCGATACAATTCGTTCAAGACATGGTCGGGTCGACTAGAGAGTCAACTTTCAACATTACGTGGAAAGTCGCTCCCACGTGACAATCCTGAGATAAACCCTCCCCGAATTAATCTTGAAGGGGAGAGTTTATCTGTGGACAGATACTTCGATGCCTTACAAGGACCTGAGTTGGAGACTCTCAGA CCTTCTGAAGAAATAATTCTGCCAGAAGATAAAAAGTGGCCCTTTCTTCTCCGTTATCCTATCTCATCATTTGGTATATGTCTCGGCGTTAGTAGTCAAGCGATAATGTGGAAGAATTTGGCCTCTACGGCTTCAACGCATTTCCTGCATATAAGCCTTAGAGTGAACTACACGTTATGGTGCACATCAATCCTTCTTTTCGCTGTTGTTGCCTCAACGTACCTTTTAAAAGTCGTCTTTTACTTTGAAGCCGTCCGAAGAGAATACTACCATCCGATCAGGGTGAATTTCTTTTTTGCCCCGTGGATCGCGTTGCTCTTTTTGGCCATAGGGGTTCCGGAAGATATCACCACAAAGCTACCTCATTCATTATGGTATGCGCTAATGACACCCATATTTTGTCTTGAGATCAAGATTTATGGGCAATGGATGTCAGGAGGGCAGCGCCGGCTGTCAAAG GCTGTTAGAGTAAATTTCTTTAGAGGATTCAAGTTCTCGTTAGCATGGTGGGCTTACACTTTCCCGATGACAGGAGCTGCAATCGCAACAATCAGATACTCTAGCGAGGTTTCGAATGTAGTAACAAAAGGGTTATCGCTGACCCTGTCAACGGCCGCTACAGTAACAGTGACAGGGTTACTGATAACAACTATTGTGCATGCTTTTGTGTTAGGAGACCTTTTCCCAAATGATATAGGGATTGCTATCAGTGACCAGAAACCAAAAACAACGCAAAGGAAATGGTTTCATCGAAACACATGTGGGTCTGCCAAAGATATCCAGCATCAACAACTTAAGTCCACGAACTCGGGTGAGAAAATAGTCAAACTTCCGATGACATCATCACCAGGAGCAACTGCTAAACCATTCTCGGTTCGAGTTCTGTAA
- the LOC122603676 gene encoding S-type anion channel SLAH2-like isoform X1, protein MENNKDSPVVVLPSQISSANSNQVYGIKQQHGSNIQFMENGGKDIGSPVDLSYERTTTQSVSISMPPSPLDAKRVLFKDEAGNASPGDAKDIKFHYSQPIVTSCGIVETGGLKTPDRLMLPVKDPKRDELKDNRYNSFKTWSGRLESQLSTLRGKSLPRDNPEINPPRINLEGESLSVDRYFDALQGPELETLRPSEEIILPEDKKWPFLLRYPISSFGICLGVSSQAIMWKNLASTASTHFLHISLRVNYTLWCTSILLFAVVASTYLLKVVFYFEAVRREYYHPIRVNFFFAPWIALLFLAIGVPEDITTKLPHSLWYALMTPIFCLEIKIYGQWMSGGQRRLSKVANPSNHLSVVGNFVGALLGASMGLKEGPIFFFAVGLAHYSVLFVTLYQRLPTNETLPKELHPVFFLFVAAPSVASMAWAKINDSFDYGSRIAYFIALFLYFSLAVRVNFFRGFKFSLAWWAYTFPMTGAAIATIRYSSEVSNVVTKGLSLTLSTAATVTVTGLLITTIVHAFVLGDLFPNDIGIAISDQKPKTTQRKWFHRNTCGSAKDIQHQQLKSTNSGEKIVKLPMTSSPGATAKPFSVRVL, encoded by the exons ATGGAAAACAACAAGGATTCCCCTGTAGTAGTACTTCCATCACAAATCAGCTCTGCAAATTCCAACCAAGTTTATGGTATTAAGCAGCAACATGGCTCCAATATTCAGTTTATG GAGAACGGTGGAAAGGACATTGGAAGCCCAGTTGATCTTTCTTATGAACGAACAACTACACAATCTGTTTCAATTAGTATGCCACCTTCCCCTTTGGATGCCAAAAGAGTTTTGTTCAAAGATGAAGCTGGAAATGCTAGCCCGGGAGATGCCAAAGACATTAAGTTTCATTATTCACAACCCATTGTGACAAGCTGTGGAATTGTTGAGACAGGGGGGTTAAAAACCCCCGACCGTCTCATGCTCCCTGTGAAGGACCCAAAGAGGGATGAGTTGAAGGACAATCGATACAATTCGTTCAAGACATGGTCGGGTCGACTAGAGAGTCAACTTTCAACATTACGTGGAAAGTCGCTCCCACGTGACAATCCTGAGATAAACCCTCCCCGAATTAATCTTGAAGGGGAGAGTTTATCTGTGGACAGATACTTCGATGCCTTACAAGGACCTGAGTTGGAGACTCTCAGA CCTTCTGAAGAAATAATTCTGCCAGAAGATAAAAAGTGGCCCTTTCTTCTCCGTTATCCTATCTCATCATTTGGTATATGTCTCGGCGTTAGTAGTCAAGCGATAATGTGGAAGAATTTGGCCTCTACGGCTTCAACGCATTTCCTGCATATAAGCCTTAGAGTGAACTACACGTTATGGTGCACATCAATCCTTCTTTTCGCTGTTGTTGCCTCAACGTACCTTTTAAAAGTCGTCTTTTACTTTGAAGCCGTCCGAAGAGAATACTACCATCCGATCAGGGTGAATTTCTTTTTTGCCCCGTGGATCGCGTTGCTCTTTTTGGCCATAGGGGTTCCGGAAGATATCACCACAAAGCTACCTCATTCATTATGGTATGCGCTAATGACACCCATATTTTGTCTTGAGATCAAGATTTATGGGCAATGGATGTCAGGAGGGCAGCGCCGGCTGTCAAAGGTAGCCAACCCGTCTAATCATCTATCAGTGGTAGGGAATTTTGTTGGGGCGTTGTTGGGGGCATCAATGGGTTTAAAAGAAGGTCCGATTTTCTTTTTTGCGGTTGGGTTGGCTCATTACTCGGTGTTGTTTGTGACATTGTATCAAAGGCTTCCAACAAATGAAACTCTCCCAAAAGAACTTCATCCGGTGTTCTTTCTATTTGTTGCGGCTCCTAGTGTTGCTTCGATGGCATGGGCCAAAATCAATGATTCCTTTGATTATGGGTCTAGAATTGCCTACTTTATTGCCCTGTTTCTGTATTTTTCATTG GCTGTTAGAGTAAATTTCTTTAGAGGATTCAAGTTCTCGTTAGCATGGTGGGCTTACACTTTCCCGATGACAGGAGCTGCAATCGCAACAATCAGATACTCTAGCGAGGTTTCGAATGTAGTAACAAAAGGGTTATCGCTGACCCTGTCAACGGCCGCTACAGTAACAGTGACAGGGTTACTGATAACAACTATTGTGCATGCTTTTGTGTTAGGAGACCTTTTCCCAAATGATATAGGGATTGCTATCAGTGACCAGAAACCAAAAACAACGCAAAGGAAATGGTTTCATCGAAACACATGTGGGTCTGCCAAAGATATCCAGCATCAACAACTTAAGTCCACGAACTCGGGTGAGAAAATAGTCAAACTTCCGATGACATCATCACCAGGAGCAACTGCTAAACCATTCTCGGTTCGAGTTCTGTAA
- the LOC122605466 gene encoding S-type anion channel SLAH2-like: MENKKESPEIISSPISYADSNQEFSGNDQFESPLDLSPEQTTATPSVSISMPPSSLDAKRVTFKDKATLVGNDSPGKGDTTLVDTRRVKTPDGLILPVKIPRIHELKDNRYNSFKTWSGGLERQLSTLRGKSLPRVDPTEINTPHKSVAVSADRYFNALEGPELETLRASEVIVLPEDRKWPFLLRFPISAFGMCLGVGSQTVLWKNLALSTSTHFLHISRRVNYALWCISILLFAVVASAYLLKVIFYFEAVRREYYHPIRVNFFFAPWIALLFLAIGVPEDIATTLPHSLWYVLMTPIFCLEIKIYGQWMSGGQRRLSKVANPSNHLSVVGNFVGALLGASMGLKEGPIFFFAVGLAHYTVLFVTLYQRLPTNETLPKELHPVFFLFVAAPSVASLAWAELNGSFGYGSRVAYFIALFLYITLAVRVNFFRGFKFSLAWWAYTFPMTGAANATITYASEVSNIVTKVLSLTLLTIATVTVTGLLITTMIHAFVLRDLFPNDIGIAISEQTPKRQQNWFHRNTCGSTKDIKHQLNSTNSGEEIVQGPISFLEQA, translated from the exons ATGGAAAACAAGAAGGAGTCCCCTGAAATAATTTCATCACCGATCAGCTATGCAGATTCCAATCAG GAGTTCAGTGGAAATGATCAGTTTGAAAGCCCACTTGATCTATCGCCGGAACAAACAACAGCTACACCATCTGTTTCGATTAGCATGCCACCTTCTTCTTTGGATGCCAAAAGAGTTACATTCAAGGACAAAGCCACATTAGTTGGAAACGATAGCCCGGGAAAAGGCGACACCACATTAGTTGATACAAGGAGAGTAAAAACACCAGACGGTCTCATACTCCCAGTGAAGATTCCAAGGATACATGAGTTGAAGGACAACAGATATAACTCGTTCAAGACATGGTCAGGTGGGCTTGAGAGACAACTTTCTACATTACGTGGAAAGTCGCTCCCACGTGTCGATCCAACTGAGATAAACACTCCCCATAAGAGTGTAGCCGTATCTGCAGACAGATATTTTAATGCTTTAGAAGGACCTGAGTTAGAGACTCTCAGG GCTTCCGAAGTAATAGTGCTTCCTGAAGATAGAAAGTGGCCATTTCTTCTTCGTTTTCCGATCTCAGCATTTGGTATGTGTCTCGGTGTTGGTAGCCAAACGGTACTGTGGAAGAATTTAGCCTTGTCCACTTCCACACATTTCCTTCATATAAGCCGTAGAGTGAACTATGCATTATGGTGCATATCCATCCTTCTTTTCGCCGTTGTTGCCTCAGCTTACCTTTTAAAAGTCATCTTTTACTTTGAAGCGGTTCGAAGAGAATACTACCACCCGATcagggttaatttcttttttgcCCCGTGGATTGCCTTGCTCTTCTTGGCCATTGGGGTTCCAGAAGATATTGCTACAACACTACCACATTCATTATGGTATGTGTTAATGACGCCCATATTTTGTCTTGAGATCAAGATTTATGGGCAATGGATGTCAGGAGGGCAACGCCGCTTATCAAAGGTGGCCAACCCGTCTAACCATTTATCAGTGGTAGGGAATTTTGTTGGGGCGTTGTTGGGGGCATCAATGGGGTTAAAAGAAGGTCCGATTTTCTTTTTTGCTGTTGGATTGGCTCATTACACAGTCTTGTTTGTGACATTGTATCAAAGGCTTCCAACAAACGAAACTCTCCCAAAAGAACTTCATCCAGTGTTCTTTCTGTTTGTTGCAGCTCCTAGTGTTGCTTCCTTGGCGTGGGCCGAACTCAACGGCTCATTTGGTTATGGGTCTCGAGTTGCCTACTTCATTGCCTTATTTCTCTATATTACATTG GCAGTTCGAGTAAATTTCTTCAGAGGATTCAAGTTCTCGTTAGCGTGGTGGGCTTACACGTTCCCAATGACAGGAGCTGCAAATGCGACTATCACATACGCAAGTGAGGTCTCGAATATAGTAACAAAAGTGTTATCACTAACCCTGTTAACTATTGCTACCGTAACTGTGACAGGGTTACTGATAACAACTATGATTCATGCTTTTGTGTTGCGAGACCTTTTCCCAAATGATATAGGGATTGCTATTAGTGAGCAGACACCAAAAAGGCAACAGAATTGGTTTCATCGGAACACATGTGGATCTACTAAAGATATCAAACATCAACTCAATTCCACGAACTCGGGTGAAGAAATAGTCCAAGGTCCGATTTCCTTCTTAGAGCAGGCGTAA
- the LOC122603416 gene encoding probable membrane-associated kinase regulator 6 — protein MEASQPLSVESFSYSWLLNQNLSLDSPNCSFRVSFDAADGASFIEMDPNLTPSKRFLVHHEFNFDIPTSQSPTTAVHADKLISNGILVPVISCGPSSDSIRVSPSSSTQEEGRFRKSRSLSLRKCNKLPKRIIQKYMDLVRPLWCRIRRGTSDSSRVQGVENWECSSISGPRPSEACKVDNRRTSCDSESSIHEAVVHCKKTIGMD, from the coding sequence ATGGAAGCTTCGCAACCTCTCTCTGTAGAGAGCTTTTCATACTCATGGTTACTGAACCAAAACCTGTCTCTTGATAGTCCAAATTGTTCCTTTAGAGTGTCGTTTGATGCAGCAGACGGTGCTTCATTCATCGAGATGGACCCTAACCTTACACCCTCCAAAAGGTTTCTTGTTCATCACGAATTCAATTTTGATATCCCGACATCCCAATCCCCTACTACGGCTGTTCATGCCGATAAGCTAATATCAAATGGTATCCTTGTTCCCGTGATATCATGTGGTCCATCTTCTGACTCCATTCGTGTTTCTCCATCTTCTAGCACTCAAGAGGAGGGTCGTTTTCGTAAAAGTCGTTCTTTGTCATTACGTAAGTGCAATAAACTGCCGAAAAGAATCATACAAAAGTATATGGACTTGGTTAGGCCCCTTTGGTGTCGAATAAGACGGGGAACGTCAGATAGTAGTAGAGTACAAGGAGTCGAGAATTGGGAATGTTCAAGCATTTCCGGTCCTAGACCAAGTGAAGCATGTAAGGTAGATAATCGTCGAACGTCTTGTGATTCTGAGAGCTCAATTCACGAGGCAGTTGTACATTGCAAGAAAACCATTGGTATGGACTAG
- the LOC122605993 gene encoding uncharacterized protein LOC122605993 isoform X3, with the protein MTTATTPLCQPLSVRPFYLLSTNTRFKYKLYNNNKKPHHCNNNNNSNRTSCPCPCSNFLRNNWRYSCFKDPQNSSFDPDIALPSESEPNQSNIVKHDLVSKLQQAVDAVFSAQRWTVPWTAKTILQVMLLWIASFWLVGSWIIPFLAHVSGFRKETLTYRGQALYSLLTDVAEGLAGIAILHRCLAPFRPLSSDWFKFTFKGKWHIDIGLGCLMFPLVNRLSQVNLNLMPMIPPAPVTVSNVEQSIVARDPMAMALYAIVVSVCAPIWEEVVFRGFLLPSLTSIRD; encoded by the exons ATGACCACTGCTACAACGCCTTTATGTCAACCGCTTTCTGTTCGTCCTTTTTATCTTCTTTCTACAAAtacaagatttaaatataaactctataataataataagaaaccCCATCATtgtaacaacaataataatagtaatcgAACCTCTTGCCCTTGTCCTTGTTCaaattttttaagaaat AACTGGAGATACTCATGTTTTAAAGACCCACAAAACTCTTCTTTCGATCCCGATATAGCATTGCCCTCGGAATCAGAACCAAACCAATCGAATATTGTGAAACATGATTTGGTCTCAAAGCTTCAACAG GCTGTAGATGCCGTATTTAGCGCACAACGATGGACAGTTCCCTGGACAGCTAAAACCATTCTTCAG GTGATGCTCCTTTGGATTGCCTCATTTTGGCTGGTAGGTTCTTGGATAATACCATTTTTAGCCCATGTATCAGGTTTCAGAAAGGAGACCTTGACATACAGAGGACAAGCACTGTACAGCCTTTTAACGGATGTGGCAGAAGGCCTTGCAGGTATTGCAATCCTCCACCGCTGCCTCGCACCATTCCGCCCCCTTTCATCTGATTGGTTTAAATTCACCTTTAAAGGCAAATGGCATATTGACATTGGCTTAGGGTGCCTCATGTTCCCTTTGGTCAACCGTCTCTCACAGGTCAATCTAAATTTAATGCCCATGATCCCGCCCGCTCCAGTCACAGTCTCAAATGTCGAGCAATCGATTGTTGCACGTGATCCCATGGCAATGGCTCTTTACGCCATCGTGGTCTCCGTTTGTGCTCCTATTTGGGAGGAGGTTGTGTTTCGCGGGTTTCTACTCCCTTCATTGACCAG CATTAGAGATTAG
- the LOC122605993 gene encoding uncharacterized protein LOC122605993 isoform X2 yields MTTATTPLCQPLSVRPFYLLSTNTRFKYKLYNNNKKPHHCNNNNNSNRTSCPCPCSNFLRNNWRYSCFKDPQNSSFDPDIALPSESEPNQSNIVKHDLVSKLQQAVDAVFSAQRWTVPWTAKTILQVMLLWIASFWLVGSWIIPFLAHVSGFRKETLTYRGQALYSLLTDVAEGLAGCLMFPLVNRLSQVNLNLMPMIPPAPVTVSNVEQSIVARDPMAMALYAIVVSVCAPIWEEVVFRGFLLPSLTRYMPVWCSILVSSLAFALAHFNMQRMLPLVFLGIVMGTVFTRSRNLLPSMLLHSLWNAFVFIDLMK; encoded by the exons ATGACCACTGCTACAACGCCTTTATGTCAACCGCTTTCTGTTCGTCCTTTTTATCTTCTTTCTACAAAtacaagatttaaatataaactctataataataataagaaaccCCATCATtgtaacaacaataataatagtaatcgAACCTCTTGCCCTTGTCCTTGTTCaaattttttaagaaat AACTGGAGATACTCATGTTTTAAAGACCCACAAAACTCTTCTTTCGATCCCGATATAGCATTGCCCTCGGAATCAGAACCAAACCAATCGAATATTGTGAAACATGATTTGGTCTCAAAGCTTCAACAG GCTGTAGATGCCGTATTTAGCGCACAACGATGGACAGTTCCCTGGACAGCTAAAACCATTCTTCAG GTGATGCTCCTTTGGATTGCCTCATTTTGGCTGGTAGGTTCTTGGATAATACCATTTTTAGCCCATGTATCAGGTTTCAGAAAGGAGACCTTGACATACAGAGGACAAGCACTGTACAGCCTTTTAACGGATGTGGCAGAAGGCCTTGCAG GGTGCCTCATGTTCCCTTTGGTCAACCGTCTCTCACAGGTCAATCTAAATTTAATGCCCATGATCCCGCCCGCTCCAGTCACAGTCTCAAATGTCGAGCAATCGATTGTTGCACGTGATCCCATGGCAATGGCTCTTTACGCCATCGTGGTCTCCGTTTGTGCTCCTATTTGGGAGGAGGTTGTGTTTCGCGGGTTTCTACTCCCTTCATTGACCAGGTACATGCCCGTATGGTGTTCAATATTAGTTAGTTCTTTAGCTTTTGCATTGGCACATTTCAATATGCAAAGAATGCTACCACTTGTATTTCTTGGGATTGTAATGGGTACTGTGTTCACAAGGTCAAGAAACTTACTGCCGTCTATGCTCTTACACAGCCTTTGGAATGCCTTTGTATTCATAGATCTTATGAAGTGA
- the LOC122605993 gene encoding uncharacterized protein LOC122605993 isoform X1 — MTTATTPLCQPLSVRPFYLLSTNTRFKYKLYNNNKKPHHCNNNNNSNRTSCPCPCSNFLRNNWRYSCFKDPQNSSFDPDIALPSESEPNQSNIVKHDLVSKLQQAVDAVFSAQRWTVPWTAKTILQVMLLWIASFWLVGSWIIPFLAHVSGFRKETLTYRGQALYSLLTDVAEGLAGIAILHRCLAPFRPLSSDWFKFTFKGKWHIDIGLGCLMFPLVNRLSQVNLNLMPMIPPAPVTVSNVEQSIVARDPMAMALYAIVVSVCAPIWEEVVFRGFLLPSLTRYMPVWCSILVSSLAFALAHFNMQRMLPLVFLGIVMGTVFTRSRNLLPSMLLHSLWNAFVFIDLMK, encoded by the exons ATGACCACTGCTACAACGCCTTTATGTCAACCGCTTTCTGTTCGTCCTTTTTATCTTCTTTCTACAAAtacaagatttaaatataaactctataataataataagaaaccCCATCATtgtaacaacaataataatagtaatcgAACCTCTTGCCCTTGTCCTTGTTCaaattttttaagaaat AACTGGAGATACTCATGTTTTAAAGACCCACAAAACTCTTCTTTCGATCCCGATATAGCATTGCCCTCGGAATCAGAACCAAACCAATCGAATATTGTGAAACATGATTTGGTCTCAAAGCTTCAACAG GCTGTAGATGCCGTATTTAGCGCACAACGATGGACAGTTCCCTGGACAGCTAAAACCATTCTTCAG GTGATGCTCCTTTGGATTGCCTCATTTTGGCTGGTAGGTTCTTGGATAATACCATTTTTAGCCCATGTATCAGGTTTCAGAAAGGAGACCTTGACATACAGAGGACAAGCACTGTACAGCCTTTTAACGGATGTGGCAGAAGGCCTTGCAGGTATTGCAATCCTCCACCGCTGCCTCGCACCATTCCGCCCCCTTTCATCTGATTGGTTTAAATTCACCTTTAAAGGCAAATGGCATATTGACATTGGCTTAGGGTGCCTCATGTTCCCTTTGGTCAACCGTCTCTCACAGGTCAATCTAAATTTAATGCCCATGATCCCGCCCGCTCCAGTCACAGTCTCAAATGTCGAGCAATCGATTGTTGCACGTGATCCCATGGCAATGGCTCTTTACGCCATCGTGGTCTCCGTTTGTGCTCCTATTTGGGAGGAGGTTGTGTTTCGCGGGTTTCTACTCCCTTCATTGACCAGGTACATGCCCGTATGGTGTTCAATATTAGTTAGTTCTTTAGCTTTTGCATTGGCACATTTCAATATGCAAAGAATGCTACCACTTGTATTTCTTGGGATTGTAATGGGTACTGTGTTCACAAGGTCAAGAAACTTACTGCCGTCTATGCTCTTACACAGCCTTTGGAATGCCTTTGTATTCATAGATCTTATGAAGTGA